From Streptomyces sp. NBC_01460, a single genomic window includes:
- a CDS encoding carbohydrate ABC transporter permease, whose product MSTMTRTHRAPAPPGAPPTRRRRGVRHLAPRDRLVAALLLFVPLLLSLSFVWLPALGTVLLSFTRWNGVGDLRTEACDPALPSILNNGCVNGVQNYHQAATNYPEFWPAVQHNLIWLAVFVVIATPLGMLFAVVIDRGISGSRMYQSILFLPVMLSLALVGIIWEFMYSQNYGVINTVIGRAGDDNAIDWLGNPDLNLWAVLLEAAWRQAGYVMVLYLAGLKAVDPTLREAARMDGANAWQTFWQVVFPAMKPINIVIMVITVIESLRAFDLVYITNKGINGLELLSVLVTANIVGETQRVGFGSALGVVLLLISLVPIGLFLHQTFRKEETP is encoded by the coding sequence ATGAGCACCATGACCCGCACACATCGGGCGCCCGCACCCCCCGGTGCGCCGCCCACCCGGCGGAGGCGAGGCGTCCGGCACCTGGCCCCCCGCGACCGTCTCGTCGCCGCCCTGCTTCTCTTCGTTCCCCTGCTGCTCAGCCTGTCCTTCGTGTGGCTGCCGGCGCTCGGCACCGTGCTGCTGTCTTTCACGCGGTGGAACGGTGTCGGTGACCTTCGTACCGAAGCCTGTGACCCCGCGCTTCCGTCGATCCTCAACAACGGCTGTGTGAACGGCGTCCAGAACTACCACCAAGCCGCCACCAACTATCCGGAGTTCTGGCCCGCGGTCCAGCACAACCTCATCTGGCTGGCCGTCTTCGTCGTGATCGCCACCCCACTCGGGATGTTGTTCGCCGTGGTCATCGACCGTGGCATCAGCGGCAGCCGCATGTACCAGAGCATCCTCTTCCTGCCGGTCATGCTCTCGCTGGCGCTCGTCGGCATCATCTGGGAGTTCATGTACTCGCAGAACTACGGGGTGATCAACACGGTCATCGGGCGCGCCGGCGACGACAACGCCATCGACTGGCTCGGCAACCCGGACCTGAACCTGTGGGCCGTCCTCCTGGAGGCCGCCTGGCGGCAGGCGGGGTACGTGATGGTCCTCTACCTGGCGGGCCTGAAGGCGGTCGACCCGACCCTTCGGGAAGCCGCCAGGATGGACGGCGCCAACGCCTGGCAGACGTTCTGGCAGGTCGTCTTCCCGGCCATGAAGCCGATCAACATCGTCATCATGGTCATCACGGTCATCGAGTCGCTCCGGGCGTTCGACCTCGTCTACATCACCAACAAGGGCATCAACGGCCTGGAGCTGCTGTCGGTCCTGGTCACCGCCAACATCGTCGGTGAGACCCAGCGGGTCGGCTTCGGGTCCGCGCTGGGCGTCGTGCTCCTCCTGATCTCACTGGTGCCGATCGGCCTCTTCCTCCACCAGACCTTCCGCAAGGAGGAAACACCGTGA
- a CDS encoding glycoside hydrolase family 97 catalytic domain-containing protein — translation MREGKFRTALLSTYALTAALAAAVLPAVPTHAAAAAPVTTWTVTGPTSGSPVSAQVSLHADGGELSFGVSRLGTTVLSPALIGIDTTAADLSKDLAFTGRQDRTVTESYTMTTGKKRTQQTAYTQTTLSFTGAGGARLDVVVRVSSTGAAYRYTLPGSGSVTVEREASSWAVPTSANAWVVPGHREDQGQWLRTTAGAAPAGDYAVPALFQVGSNYALLAETDLDGRYAGSRLTHQAGSGTYSTKITNAPVTATLPLSTPWRTAAVGDLAAVTTSTLVDDLAPPSKVSDTSWIKPGASAWSWLTEHSSPSDPARQRKYIDFAQHHGWDYVLVDEGWQSSWMPDLVDYADARGVKLIAWFNSSALQTAEQRERWLPLVKSWGVAGVKIDFSYEYTQPTLKWYDTVLARTAQLELLVNFHGAATARGMQRTWPHVMTGEAVYGAEQQNNRAARNTVLPFTRNVVSSMDFTPVVFSLSNRDTTDAHELATAVVFESGWQHYADNPESYQSRPEALRILDQLPTAWDETRLLAGSPGQETYMARRAGGRWYVGGISAVAAKTFQSPLSFLGGGQWLLETVRDGPGPLVRETRVVTAGDTLSVPLQRNGGFASAVCPYTAGMTTCGSPDSDGLLKGQESGLCVDVPNSTQTNGTDVRLADCNGDSNQLWTQNASRQLTVFAGKCLDVDGGATADGTAVQIWDCNSSGAQQWSVNSDGSAVNPMSGKCLTARDHGTADGTALVIRGCDGGAHQKWARGAATGLVKGQGSQRCLDVPNNETGNGTRPALWDCNGGANQTWTSTASNQLRVYPTECLDVSGGATVDGSAVVITDCTGATSQKWRVMSSGAIVNVASGKCLDAYEGGTVNGTQAIIWPCNGAANQRWVHPG, via the coding sequence ATGCGCGAAGGGAAATTCAGAACCGCGCTCCTGTCCACGTACGCGCTGACAGCCGCTCTGGCCGCCGCCGTACTCCCAGCAGTTCCCACTCACGCCGCGGCTGCCGCCCCGGTCACGACCTGGACGGTCACCGGCCCGACCTCAGGTTCGCCGGTATCCGCACAGGTCAGCCTCCACGCCGACGGCGGGGAGCTGAGTTTCGGGGTGTCCCGACTCGGAACGACCGTGCTGAGCCCGGCCCTCATCGGCATCGACACCACTGCCGCCGACCTTTCCAAGGACCTTGCCTTCACCGGACGTCAGGACCGGACGGTCACCGAGTCGTACACGATGACGACCGGCAAGAAGCGCACCCAGCAGACCGCGTACACCCAGACGACCCTGTCCTTCACCGGCGCCGGCGGCGCACGACTGGACGTCGTGGTGCGGGTGTCGAGCACCGGTGCCGCCTACCGTTACACGCTGCCCGGCTCGGGCAGCGTGACGGTCGAGCGGGAGGCGTCGTCCTGGGCGGTGCCCACGTCGGCGAACGCCTGGGTCGTTCCTGGTCACCGTGAGGACCAGGGCCAGTGGCTCCGCACGACCGCGGGCGCAGCTCCGGCGGGCGACTACGCCGTGCCCGCGCTCTTCCAGGTCGGGTCGAACTACGCGCTGCTGGCGGAGACCGACCTCGACGGGCGCTACGCCGGCAGCCGGCTCACCCACCAGGCCGGATCGGGCACCTACTCCACCAAGATCACGAATGCGCCGGTCACCGCGACTCTGCCGCTGTCCACCCCCTGGCGCACCGCCGCCGTCGGCGACCTGGCGGCCGTCACCACCTCCACGCTCGTCGACGACCTCGCACCGCCGTCCAAGGTGAGTGACACCTCATGGATCAAGCCGGGAGCCTCCGCCTGGTCCTGGCTGACCGAGCACTCCAGCCCTTCCGACCCCGCCCGGCAGCGGAAGTACATCGACTTCGCCCAGCACCACGGCTGGGACTACGTCCTGGTCGACGAGGGCTGGCAGTCGAGCTGGATGCCTGACCTCGTGGACTACGCCGACGCGCGTGGAGTCAAGCTGATCGCCTGGTTCAACTCCTCTGCCCTCCAGACGGCCGAGCAGCGCGAACGGTGGCTGCCCCTCGTGAAGAGCTGGGGCGTGGCGGGGGTGAAGATCGACTTCAGCTACGAGTACACCCAGCCCACCCTCAAGTGGTACGACACCGTGCTCGCCCGGACCGCCCAGCTCGAACTGCTCGTCAACTTCCACGGGGCCGCAACGGCGCGTGGCATGCAGCGCACCTGGCCGCACGTCATGACCGGAGAGGCCGTCTACGGCGCGGAGCAGCAGAACAACAGGGCGGCGCGTAACACCGTGCTTCCGTTCACCCGCAACGTCGTCTCCAGCATGGACTTCACCCCCGTCGTCTTCAGTCTGAGCAACCGGGACACCACGGACGCCCACGAACTGGCGACCGCGGTCGTCTTCGAGTCGGGCTGGCAGCACTACGCGGACAACCCCGAGAGCTACCAGTCGCGGCCGGAAGCGCTGCGCATCCTGGACCAGCTCCCCACGGCCTGGGACGAGACCCGGCTGCTCGCCGGCTCGCCGGGCCAGGAGACCTACATGGCCCGCAGGGCGGGCGGCAGGTGGTACGTCGGCGGTATCTCGGCCGTCGCCGCGAAGACGTTCCAGTCACCGCTGAGCTTCCTCGGCGGCGGCCAGTGGCTGCTGGAGACCGTCCGCGACGGCCCCGGACCGCTCGTCCGGGAGACCAGGGTGGTCACCGCAGGGGACACCCTGTCCGTGCCGTTGCAGCGCAACGGCGGCTTCGCTTCCGCTGTGTGCCCGTACACCGCGGGAATGACGACCTGCGGCTCACCCGACTCCGACGGCCTGCTCAAGGGGCAGGAGTCCGGTCTGTGCGTCGACGTGCCCAACAGCACCCAGACCAACGGGACCGACGTCAGGCTCGCGGACTGCAACGGCGACTCCAACCAGCTCTGGACACAGAACGCCTCGCGTCAGCTCACGGTGTTCGCCGGCAAGTGCCTGGACGTCGACGGCGGAGCGACAGCCGACGGGACAGCGGTACAGATCTGGGACTGCAACAGCAGTGGTGCCCAGCAATGGTCCGTGAACTCCGACGGCTCCGCCGTCAATCCGATGTCGGGCAAGTGCCTGACCGCCCGTGACCACGGTACGGCCGACGGCACGGCTCTCGTGATCCGCGGCTGCGACGGTGGAGCCCACCAGAAGTGGGCGCGCGGCGCCGCGACCGGCCTGGTCAAGGGACAGGGCTCGCAACGCTGCCTGGACGTGCCCAACAACGAGACGGGCAACGGCACCAGGCCGGCACTGTGGGACTGCAACGGCGGGGCCAACCAGACCTGGACGTCGACGGCTTCCAACCAGCTCAGGGTCTACCCCACCGAGTGCCTTGACGTCAGCGGCGGGGCGACCGTCGACGGAAGCGCCGTCGTCATCACGGACTGCACCGGCGCGACGAGTCAGAAGTGGCGCGTCATGTCCAGTGGCGCGATCGTCAACGTGGCGTCCGGCAAGTGCCTGGACGCGTACGAGGGCGGCACCGTGAACGGCACCCAGGCGATCATCTGGCCGTGCAACGGCGCCGCCAACCAGCGGTGGGTCCATCCCGGCTGA
- a CDS encoding ABC transporter substrate-binding protein: MAAGGLLSACADDSESNASDKSSGPVAGSTVTFGSNYSDPATKAAFATLTESATASSKVKIKINTVDHNSFQQNITSYLQGTPDDLFTWFAGYRMQYFAAQGLAEPIDDVWEKIGGNFGPVAKQLSTGLDGHQYFVPLYNYPWVVFYRKSLFAKNGYTVPTTWDAYLTLCKKMKSDGLIPIAFGDKDGWPALGTFDILDMRINGYDYHVKLMKHEIPWTDQGVHNVFQHWAEMMPYVQSGANGRIWQDAAKTLESKQAGMMFQGTNQVAAQFVSDKADLGDLDFFPFPAINPKWGQDYMDAPTDGFMLSKKAKNPAAAKAVLEYIGTGEAEAEYLKTDQWDVGLAKGLSVPTYNAIQKKSVDEIAKCKAVAQFMDRDADPAMATAMISLIQKFIGDPSTSGIASLQKSAESQAKAIYTG; this comes from the coding sequence GTGGCCGCAGGAGGACTGCTCTCGGCTTGTGCGGACGACTCGGAATCGAATGCTTCGGACAAGTCGTCCGGCCCCGTGGCGGGCAGCACGGTCACCTTCGGATCCAACTACTCGGATCCCGCGACCAAGGCGGCCTTCGCCACGCTCACCGAGTCCGCGACGGCGTCGAGCAAGGTGAAAATCAAGATCAACACCGTTGACCACAACTCCTTCCAGCAGAACATCACCAGCTATCTGCAGGGCACACCGGACGACCTCTTCACCTGGTTCGCCGGCTACCGCATGCAGTACTTCGCCGCCCAGGGGCTGGCCGAGCCGATCGACGACGTGTGGGAGAAGATCGGCGGCAACTTCGGTCCCGTCGCGAAGCAGCTCTCCACCGGCCTCGACGGACACCAGTACTTCGTGCCCCTCTACAACTACCCCTGGGTCGTGTTCTACCGGAAGAGCCTGTTCGCGAAGAACGGCTACACCGTCCCGACCACCTGGGACGCGTACCTGACGTTGTGCAAGAAGATGAAGTCCGACGGTCTCATCCCCATCGCGTTCGGGGACAAGGACGGCTGGCCGGCGCTGGGCACGTTCGACATCCTCGACATGCGGATCAACGGCTACGACTACCACGTCAAGCTGATGAAGCACGAGATCCCCTGGACCGATCAGGGCGTGCACAACGTCTTCCAGCACTGGGCCGAGATGATGCCGTACGTACAGAGCGGTGCCAACGGCCGGATCTGGCAGGACGCGGCGAAGACTCTGGAATCCAAGCAGGCCGGAATGATGTTCCAGGGCACCAACCAGGTGGCCGCGCAGTTCGTCAGCGACAAGGCCGACCTGGGCGACCTGGACTTCTTCCCCTTCCCCGCGATCAACCCGAAGTGGGGCCAGGACTACATGGACGCGCCCACCGACGGCTTCATGCTGAGCAAGAAGGCCAAGAACCCCGCAGCGGCCAAGGCCGTTCTGGAGTACATCGGCACGGGCGAGGCCGAGGCCGAGTACCTCAAGACCGATCAGTGGGACGTCGGTCTGGCCAAGGGCCTGTCGGTCCCGACGTACAACGCCATCCAGAAGAAGTCGGTGGACGAGATCGCCAAGTGCAAGGCCGTCGCCCAGTTCATGGACCGAGACGCCGACCCCGCCATGGCCACCGCGATGATCTCCCTCATCCAGAAGTTCATAGGCGACCCCAGCACCAGCGGCATCGCGTCGCTGCAGAAGAGCGCCGAGTCCCAGGCGAAGGCGATCTACACCGGATGA